From a region of the Calonectris borealis chromosome 2, bCalBor7.hap1.2, whole genome shotgun sequence genome:
- the RP9 gene encoding retinitis pigmentosa 9 protein isoform X1: MSHRARRRQEEEEEEGAEEEEEAARGSQARPKSHPEPAASGGRTQDRHERKRKRQEAQQLQKLQHLESFYEKPPPGLIKENETKPEDCIPDVPGNESAREFLAHAPTKGLWMPLGKEVKVMQCWRCKRYGHRTGDKECPFFIKGNQKLEQFRVAHEDPMYDIIRENKRHEKEMRIQQLKQLLEDSTSEDDDDNSDDSDEDDEDGSSSTSSECRDKHKKKKRKKEKKKKEKKKKKKRKRKSSKSNEKSESD; this comes from the exons ATGTCCCACAGGGCGCGaaggcggcaggaggaggaggaggaggagggggcggaggaggaggaggaagcggcgAGGGGCAGCCAGGCGCGGCCCAAGAGCCATCCGGAGCCCGCGGCCAGCGGCGGCAGGACCCAGGACCGGCATGAGAGGAAACGGAAGAGGCAGGAGgcgcagcagctgcagaagctcCAGCACCTGGAGTCCTT CTATGAGAAACCTCCCCCAGGGCTAATTAAG gagaatgaaacaaaaccagaagactgCATACCTGATGTACCAGGCAATGAAAGCGCACGAGAATTCCTGGCACATGCCCCGACAAAAGGGCTTTGGATGCCTTTGGGAAAAGAGGTCAAAGTCATGCAGT gttggAGGTGTAAACGTTATGGACACAGAACAGGAGATAAAGAATGCCCATTCTTTATTAAAGGCAATCAGAAATTGGAACAATTTAGAGTA gcACATGAAGATCCAATGTATGATATAATAAGAGAAAATAAACgtcatgaaaaagaaatgag GATACAGCAACTGAAGCAGCTGCTAGAGGACTCTACCtcagaagatgatgatgataacaGTGATGACAGTGATGAGGATGATGAAGATGGCAGCAGCTCCACTTCCTCAGAATGTAGAgataaacataagaaaaaaaagagaaagaaggaaaagaaaaaaaaagaaaagaagaagaagaaaaagagaaagcgtAAATCATCTAAATCTAATGAGAAGTCGGAATCTGACTGA
- the RP9 gene encoding retinitis pigmentosa 9 protein isoform X2 has protein sequence MSHRARRRQEEEEEEGAEEEEEAARGSQARPKSHPEPAASGGRTQDRHERKRKRQEAQQLQKLQHLESLRMKQNQKTAYLMYQAMKAHENSWHMPRQKGFGCLWEKRSKSCSAHEDPMYDIIRENKRHEKEMRIQQLKQLLEDSTSEDDDDNSDDSDEDDEDGSSSTSSECRDKHKKKKRKKEKKKKEKKKKKKRKRKSSKSNEKSESD, from the exons ATGTCCCACAGGGCGCGaaggcggcaggaggaggaggaggaggagggggcggaggaggaggaggaagcggcgAGGGGCAGCCAGGCGCGGCCCAAGAGCCATCCGGAGCCCGCGGCCAGCGGCGGCAGGACCCAGGACCGGCATGAGAGGAAACGGAAGAGGCAGGAGgcgcagcagctgcagaagctcCAGCACCTGGAGTCCTT gagaatgaaacaaaaccagaagactgCATACCTGATGTACCAGGCAATGAAAGCGCACGAGAATTCCTGGCACATGCCCCGACAAAAGGGCTTTGGATGCCTTTGGGAAAAGAGGTCAAAGTCATGCAGT gcACATGAAGATCCAATGTATGATATAATAAGAGAAAATAAACgtcatgaaaaagaaatgag GATACAGCAACTGAAGCAGCTGCTAGAGGACTCTACCtcagaagatgatgatgataacaGTGATGACAGTGATGAGGATGATGAAGATGGCAGCAGCTCCACTTCCTCAGAATGTAGAgataaacataagaaaaaaaagagaaagaaggaaaagaaaaaaaaagaaaagaagaagaagaaaaagagaaagcgtAAATCATCTAAATCTAATGAGAAGTCGGAATCTGACTGA